One genomic segment of Brassica napus cultivar Da-Ae chromosome A3, Da-Ae, whole genome shotgun sequence includes these proteins:
- the LOC106444329 gene encoding pentatricopeptide repeat-containing protein At4g15720-like: MNKRFLQNVLFAPLDSSLLPSNFHLKSKAFLIHKLSESTDLFLTNSLQSSILKLGFASDTFTINRLINSYVKLRETNTARKLFDEMPEPNVVSWTSVISGFNDTGQPQTALSMFQKMYQDKSVAPNEFTYASVFKACSALAESRIGKSIHARLEMSGRRSNTVVSSSLLDMYGKCNDVETARRVFESMIGCGRNVVSWTSMITAYAQNARGHEAIELFRTFNADTTSLDRPNQFMLASVISACSSLGRLQWGKVAHGVVTHGGYETNHVVATSLLDMYAKCGSLSCAEKIFLRISRHSVISYTSMIMAKAKHGLGEAALQLFDEMVAKRIRPNYVTLLAVLHSCSHSGLVAEGLGYLNSMVEKYGVVPDPRHYTCVVDMLGRFGRVDEAYEMAKTIEVGAEQGALLWGALLSAGRLHGRVDIVCDASKRLIQSNQQVTSAYVALSNAYAVAGGWEDSESLRLEMRRGGNVKERACSWIEIKDSVYAFHAGDLSCDESGEVVRFMKDLEKRMKERGHRGSSSMMTSSSVFVDVDEEAKEEIVSLHCERLALAFGLIHLPEGSTIRIMNNLRMCRDCHEAFKLISGIVGREIVVRDVNRFHCFKDGSCICRDFW; the protein is encoded by the coding sequence ATGAATAAAAGGTTTCTACAAAATGTCCTTTTTGCCCCTTTGGATTCGTCGTTACTCCCCTCCAACTTCCATCTCAAAAGTAAAGCTTTCTTGATCCACAAGCTTTCAGAATCTACCGACCTCTTTCTCACGAACTCATTGCAAAGTTCAATTCTCAAACTTGGCTTCGCGAGCGACACATTCACAATAAATCGCCTCATAAACAGCTATGTTAAGCTCAGAGAAACCAACACTGCACGCAAGctgttcgacgaaatgcctgaaccaaacGTCGTTTCCTGGACTTCGGTTATCTCCGGTTTTAACGACACGGGTCAACCTCAAACTGCTCTGTCTATGTTCCAGAAAATGTATCAAGACAAATCCGTAGCTCCCAATGAGTTCACGTACGCGAGTGTCTTCAAAGCCTGCTCTGCTTTGGCAGAATCAAGAATCGGGAAAAGCATCCACGCCCGTCTCGAGATGTCCGGGCGGAGAAGCAACACCGTGGTGAGCTCCTCTCTTCTTGACATGTATGGCAAATGCAACGACGTGGAAACCGCTAGACGGGTTTTCGAGTCAATGATTGGGTGTGGGAGAAACGTTGTCTCTTGGACATCGATGATCACTGCTTACGCGCAGAACGCTCGTGGACATGAAGCTATTGAGTTGTTTAGAACATTCAACGCTGATACGACGTCGTTGGATAGACCGAATCAGTTTATGCTGGCTAGTGTTATTAGTGCCTGCTCTAGTTTAGGTAGGCTACAATGGGGTAAAGTTGCTCACGGTGTAGTTACTCATGGTGGTTATGAAACGAACCATGTGGTTGCCACGTCGCTTCTAGATATGTACGCGAAGTGTGGGTCTTTAAGCTGTGCAGAGAAGATCTTCTTGAGGATTAGCCGTCACTCTGTGATCTCGTACACGTCTATGATCATGGCAAAGGCAAAGCACGGACTTGGAGAAGCCGCGCTTCAGCTTTTCGACGAGATGGTTGCGAAGAGAATAAGGCCTAACTATGTAACGTTACTCGCCGTGTTACACTCTTGTAGCCATTCGGGTTTAGTCGCTGAAGGCCTAGGGTACTTGAACTCAATGGTTGAGAAGTACGGTGTGGTTCCTGATCCGAGGCATTACACTTGTGTTGTTGACATGCTTGGAAGATTTGGCCGTGTTGATGAGGCTTACGAAATGGCGAAAACTATAGAAGTTGGAGCAGAGCAAGGTGCGCTCTTGTGGGGAGCTCTTCTCTCAGCTGGTAGGTTGCATGGAAGAGTTGATATTGTTTGCGACGCTAGCAAACGGTTAATACAATCGAATCAGCAGGTGACGAGCGCGTACGTTGCATTATCTAATGCTTATGCTGTAGCTGGAGGATGGGAAGATTCAGAGTCTCTTCGTTTAGAGATGAGACGTGGCGGAAATGTGAAAGAGCGAGCTTGTAGCTGGATTGAGATTAAGGATTCGGTTTATGCTTTTCACGCTGGGGATTTGTCGTGTGATGAGAGTGGTGAGGTTGTGAGGTTTATGAAGGATCTGGagaagagaatgaaggagagAGGACACAGGGGAAGTAGTAGTATGATGACAAGTTCATCGGTTTTTGTTGATGTTGATGAAGAAGCTAAAGAGGAAATTGTGAGTTTGCATTGTGAGAGATTGGCTTTAGCCTTTGGATTGATACATTTGCCTGAAGGATCGACGATTAGGATTATGAACAACTTGAGGATGTGCAGAGATTGTCATGAGGCTTTCAAGCTGATCAGTGGGATTGTGGGGAGGGAAATTGTTGTTAGAGATGTGAATAGGTTTCATTGCTTTAAGGATGGATCTTGTATTTGCCGTGATTTTTGGTGA
- the LOC106442465 gene encoding protein SRC2-like: protein MTLPVKVKGETEAKLSLSYRFKRELAGNNIYPSLSDYSSAFRYPTVDSGRSCPNVLINPLQFQIPVTKLTLELVIKMAKDIKDVSWIHGMDMYASVSVREGTIIKHRSNTSIAFGVYKDPIWDHAIRFSLDESLARGGRLTLFVQLINHRTIRGDKEMGKVEVPVHELLSSYMPSTLVNGMMMVTRDVIGPSGKVGTLSFSYRFLNEQEATIPPTPLQPTTPTTPPTTTPQPFIIYVPIPHQSFGLPNQVNGASPYGAGIHPVYIQPSYQSHGHQQFPTMPPH from the coding sequence ATGACTCTCCCTGTTAAAGTCAAAGGAGAAACCGAGGCAAAGCTGAGCCTCTCGTACCGGTTTAAACGGGAACTAGCTGGTAATAATATCTATCCTTCTCTGTCAGATTACTCGTCCGCGTTTCGTTATCCAACCGTGGATTCAGGAAGATCATGTCCGAACGTCCTTATTAATCCGCTGCAGTTTCAAATCCCCGTGACAAAACTGACACTAGAACTCGTGATCAAAATGGCCAAGGACATAAAAGACGTAAGCTGGATCCACGGTATGGACATGTACGCTTCGGTTAGTGTCCGTGAAGGAACAATAATTAAGCACAGGAGCAATACTTCTATTGCTTTCGGTGTCTACAAAGACCCGATATGGGACCATGCCATTAGGTTCTCCCTAGACGAGTCATTAGCTCGAGGGGGGCGATTGACCCTTTTCGTGCAACTGATTAACCACCGGACTATCCGGGGTGATAAGGAAATGGGAAAAGTGGAAGTCCCGGTTCATGAGCTTTTAAGTTCATATATGCCGTCTACTTTAGTTAACGGAATGATGATGGTGACTCGCGATGTGATTGGTCCGTCTGGGAAAGTCGGAACATTGAGTTTCAGTTATAGGTTTCTTAATGAACAAGAAGCTACGATTCCTCCGACTCCACTTCAACCTACAACTCCGACGACTCCACCAACCACAACGCCCCAACCATTTATCATATATGTACCCATCCCACATCAGTCATTTGGGTTACCAAACCAAGTTAATGGAGCCTCGCCTTACGGGGCAGGTATACATCCAGTTTATATACAGCCGTCTTATCAGTCACACGGACACCAACAATTTCCAACTATGCCGCCACATTAG